AGATTACTTATAAGGAATTGGCCGTATAACCTTCAAGTTAGAATATGAACAAATTCTAAAAATAGTCGCAAATCCATGACTATTCAAAAACCAACTCCATGTACTCAGAATCCCCAAACATCTGCTCGGAGGCATCATTCAATTGAGAAGCAGTCAATGCAGTAACCTCTCTCCATGTCTTAGCCAGCGGATTAGGCTCATTAAACAAAATCACACTCTTAGCATTCGCCAGCATCCGGTTCTGTAAATTTTGTTGAGACAAGGCCAATTGACCCTTCAATTGAATCTTGGCCTGATTAACCTGATTATCTGTTAATGGTTTCTCCACAAATTTCCTTAATTCCCTCAAAACCAATTCCCTGGTTTTTGGATAATACTTAGCATCCGTTGCAAAATACAAATTAAAAATTCCCGAATCGGAATAAGCATGAAAACTGGAATCTATCGCGTAGCAAAAGCCATATTTTTCCCTGATATTCAAATTTAAGCGACTGTTCATGCCTTGACCACCCAAAATATTATTTACCAAAGTAAAGGCCAATCGATTGGGATGAAACAAATCATAACTTGCCTTGCCAATTACCTGGTGCACTTGGTTTAACTTCTTCTTCACCACCTTCTTCTCTAAATTTCCTGCCTTGGGTGCTACCCTACCGGCTACATTTCCAGAAAAATCAGCAGATTCAAATGCTTGTTCTACCTGTTTTACAACCTTGTTAAATGGCAAATTACCTACATAACTTACCACCAACTCCGAATTGGAAAAATTACGTCTGATAAAATCTCTCAAATGGCTTTGTTTGAAGGACTTTAAACTGGAAACTGTCCCCAAAATATTCCTACCTAATGGATGATCCGGGAAAATATGCTCATCAAAACAATCAAAAATATCTTCTGATGGATTATCCTTATACATATTTATCTCATCCCGTATCACTGCCTTTTCCTTCTCTATCTCCTTCTCCGGAAATGTACTATTTAACAAAATATCTGAAAGCAAATCAACTGCTCTAGGAAAAAACTCATTTAAAAAAGAAGTATAAATGGTGGTTTCTTCTTTTGTTGTATAAGCATTAAGCTCGCCTCCAACACTATCCATCCTGCTCAAAATATGGACTGTTTTCCGTTTGGAAGTCCCCTTAAATATGCAATGTTCAATAAAATGGGCTAAACCATTTTCATTTTCCAATTCATCCCTGCTCCCTGTTTTAACCATAACCCCTAAATGGGAGACTTCGGTTGCCGCCTGAAAATAAATCAGTCTAATTCCATTGTTGAATTCGTGAATCATCAACTGCAAATTTCGAGAATTAATGTTTACCACTAAAGTAGTAAGTCACAATATTTTCGAATGCGTAACATTGCATAAAAATATACATGATTAAAGTAGCCATTATCGAAGACGAAACAGACATTCGTAGCAGTCTAAGCATACTTATCAACGGAAGCGATGGTTTTGCCTGCATTGGGCAATTTGAATCAACGGAAGAGGCTATTTCCTCCATTCCGAGGATAAAACCTGACGTTGTTTTGGTGGATATCCAATTAACAGGAAAATCTGGAATTGAAGCAGTGAAGGAATTAAAACCCAATTTCCCTGATACCCAATTTGTCATGTTCACTTCCCTGGAAGATCCGGATTCGGTGTTCAATGCCTTAAAAGCCGGAGCTACAGGATATCTTACTAAAACTACGCGTCCATCTCAATTACTCGATGCTTTAATGGATGTCCATAAAGGTGGCTCTCCTATGTCGTCACAAATTGCTCGCCGGGTGGTGGCATCTTTCGGACATGCCGAACCAAATCAAAATGCCGAGAAATTATCAGCACGTGAACAAGAAATCCTGGGTCATCTTTCCAAAGGACTGAGGTACAAAGAAATAGGTGATATTCTCTTCATTAGTACTGAAACTGTACGAACCCACATCCGGAATATTTACGAAAAACTTCAAGTAAATTCCCGTACTGAGGCAATTAATAAAGTATTTAACCGATAAATTTTTTCTAAGATTTTGGCGGGCCCCTTTCGCCCACCTACCTTCCGGCAAAACCCCAAAAAGAACCATTGGGCTTCAGGTCACGCTATCGGCTGTAGTCCAAGCCCACTCCGCTAAACGCTGCGTTGGCTTGGAGCTACTTGCCTCTATCGTTGCCCGAGGTGCAAACCCCAACTTACCTTTTCCAAACAGCCTTTCACGGATTAAAAGGTTTCATTTGGGACATGATATTCAATCCCATCCAATATTGAGATAGGGCTTACTAAACCTATTACTAATACAATAGCAATTTTGAATTAGTCCCATTTGGCTATGCAATCATTGGCCAAAATAGTTTTAGCCTCGGCATTTACCACTGTAATCATCGAAATAGACTTTGGACTATTTCTCAAATAATACCAGGTATACAGTATGTTAAGCCTATTTTCAATAGGAATTAAAACCTAAAATTGGACTAAACATACTGTACAATCGATATAGCATTGGTATTACAGACTTGCATTCGATAAAAACAAAAAGCATCCGGCAATCCGAACAACTTGGATAAAGGCAAGCATGCCGGCCCACCAATCCTAAAACAAAAAAGCCCCGTCATACGACGAGGCTAATACGTTAAAGTCAGGTATTAATGACCATCGGTCTCACCCGGTTTAAGAGGAACGGTTTGTTGAACAAAGTCCTCATCCATTCCAGGCTTACTGTAGTCATAAGGCCAACGGTGTACTTCAGGAATAGCACCGGGCCAGTTACCATGAACATGTTCCATTGGAGCAGTCCACTCAAGAGTGTTTGCTTTCCAAGGATTGTGAGGTGACTTAGCACCTTTGAAAATGCTGTAGAAGAAATTGAATAAGAAAACACATTGAGCCAAAGCACCCAGGATAGCGAAGGTAGAAACCATTACGTTTATATCTGAAAGGCTATCAAACAATGGGAACTCGGTATTAGAATAGTAACGACGAGGAACACCGGCCAAACCTAAGAAGTGCATTGGAAAAAATACGCCATACACACATACGATGGTAGTCCAAAAGTGAATATAACCTAGTTGTTTATTCATTTGACGACCATACATACGTGGGAACCAATGGTAAACACCGGCAAACATCCCGAAAATAGCAGAAGCTCCCATTACAATGTGGAAGTGAGCTACTACGAAATAGGTATCATGAACATTGATATCCAAGGCAGAGTCACCAAGAATAATCCCGGTTAATCCACCGGTGATAAAGGTTGAAATCAGACCGGTAGCAAAAAGCATAGCCGGGGTAAATTTAATATTCCCTTTCCAAAGCGTAGTAAGGTAGTTAAACACTTTTACCGCTGAAGGAATCGCAACCAACAAGGTAGTGAAGGTAAACACAGAACCTAAGAAAGGATTCATACCGGTAACAAACATGTGGTGCCCCCATACGATACAAGAAAGGAAGGCGATAACCAAAATGGAACCAATCATAGCTTTGTAACCAAAGATTGGTTTACGAGCATTAGTAGAAATTACTTCAGATGTTAGACCAAGTGCCGGAAGCAATACGATATATACCTCGGGGTGACCCAAGAACCAGAATAAGTGTTGGAAAAGGATTGGAGAACCACCGGTATGCTCCAATGCATGTCCACTGATGTAGATATCAGAAAGGTAGAAACTAGTTCCAAAGGAGCGGTCGAAAATTAGTAACAATGCAGCGGCAAAAAGTACAGGGAAAGAAAGAACCCCAAGAATTGCTGTTACCAAGAATGCCCAAATAGTTAAAGGCAAACGAGTCATCGACATCCCTTTAACGCGTAAATTTATAACCGTAACGATGTAATTTAAGCTACCCAACAAAGATGAAACAATAAAAAGAGACATACTAACCAACCAAAGCGTCATACCCAATCCGGAACCCGGAATAGCCTGAGGCAATGCACTTAATGGAGGATAAACAGTCCATCCGGCAGAAGCAGGTCCACTTTCAACATATAATGAAACCATCATTATAGCACAAGAAAGGAAGAAGAACCAATAGGATAACATATTCATAAAACCGGAAGCCATATCTCTAGCACCAATTTGATATGGAATCAATAAGTTAGAGAATGTTCCACTTAAACCACCGGTTAGTACAAAAAACACCATGATAGTTCCGTGGATAGTAACCAAGGCAAGGTACATATCAGGACTAAGAACTCCACCCGGAGCCCATTTACCAAGGAAAGTTTCCAAAATTGGGAAACCTTTACCGGGCCATCCCAACTGTAACCTAAAGAAGGTTGACATAAGCATACCTACAACTCCCATAATTACAGCAGTAACCAGGAATTGTTTAGAGATCATCTTATGATCTTGCGAGAAGATATACTTGCTGATAAACGACTCTTCGTGATGATCGTCATGAAAATGCTCATGATCATGACCGTGTGCATCGTTGTGACCGTGTTCCAATGTTTCAGCGTGTGACATGTATGTTTAAATTCAGATTTAATGAATACTATTAATAAATTAGTGACCTGTAGTAACTGCTACAGAAGTGCTGTCTGGTTTAACTTTTAAAGTGTCTGTACCAACTGCTAAAGAATCTGGAGCCGGAGCTGCTTCTTCTTTTGGAGCATTGGACTCAGCGAAAGTCTTCTTGTCAGCTAACCAACGCTCATATTCTTCCGGAGTATCAACAACAATTTTAATTTGCATGTTGTAGTGAGAAGCACCACAAATCTTGTTACAAAGAACAAGGTAATCAAAATTCTCGTTATTGGTTTTAGCTCTCATTTCGGCAGTTGTAATTGTTGGCACGAAATGAAAACGAGTAGTCATACCGGGAACGCAGTTCATTTGCGCTCTAAAGTGAGGCATATATGCACTGTGTATAATATCACGTGAATGAAATAAAAAGTTTACTGGTTTTCCTACCGGAATATGAAATTCTCCGCGTACAATTTTATCATCTGCTGCGTTTGGATCATTCACATCAATACCAAGGTCATTAGCACCTTCAATCAAACGGAAAGAAGAATTACCAAGTTTATTATCCTTACCGGCATAGCGTGCAGTCCAGTCGAACTGTTTGGCATATAGCTCAATGATAGGAGTATCCTCCGGAGCAGGAGTAGTAATGTTGTTCCATGTTTGAATACCGTAAACAATCAAAGAGGTAAGAACAACTGTTGGTACAACGGTCCAAATCAATTCCAATTTAGTACTGTGAGAGAAAAAGGAAGAAACTTGACCTTTCTTAGAATAGTAGCGATAAATAAAATAGAATAAAAACAAGTGGGTTAAAAAGAACACCACTGTAATAATAGAAAGAGATACTGCAAACAATTTATCTGTTTGTACACCGTGCTCTGAAGCTGCTATTGGCAATAATAATTCAGCATACTTATCTACTTGCCATAGAAAAAAGCCAAAAAAGCCAATTCCAAAAACAACCCAAACCAAGGCATTAACTTTGGAATCGTTCTCTTTAAGTTCATTCACATCTTCGCCACGTAAGATGGCAGAAATCTCCATTACTTTCATTAGACGTGCCAGAGCTAGCACCCCCAATACAACTGTAAGTATTAATAACCAATTCATTGTCTGATCTTTTTACTGTAAATTTAGATTATACGTGGTGATGTTTAGATTCCTCAAGGAATGGGTAGTTTTTAGCTACCAATGGGGCTTTAGCTAAAGAGCTGAGAATTACGAAAATAAATAAACCGCCAAAGGCCAATAACATTCCAATTTCTAATAAACCAATTGAACCATGTTCTTTCACTGTTCCAGGCATCACCATGATGTAAACATCTAACCAGTGACCAATAATAATTACATATCCAACCAATTTAACGGTACCCCAACGTCTTTTAGCATCTCTGGTCATAAGAACCAAGAAAGGAAACAAGAAATTAACTACAAGGTTTAATACCCAAAGTACTTTGTAATTTTCCCAACGATCAAGGTAATAAGTCACCTCCTCCGGAATATCAGAATACCAAATCAACAAAAATTGAGCGGTCCATAGATAAGTCCAAAAAACGCTGAATGCAAACATAAACTTAGCTAAGTCGTGCAAGTGGTTTTCGTTCACATGCTCAAAGTAACCTTTTTCTTTCAAGTGAATTACCGTAAGAATGATGGTAGTAATTGCTGTAACAAACATTCCTGCAAAAACATACCAACCAAACAAGGTAGAGAACCAGTGGGTATCAATACTCATGATTAAATCCCAAGCCATGGTAGAAGAAGTAACTGCAAAAAACACTAGGAACCAAGCAGCAAAGTCCATGGATTTTCTATGTTTAACAAAACTTTCTTGAAGATCCTCTTGCAAAGAACGTTTGCGGAAAGCTCTCATAAACAAAGTCCAACCCACGAAATAGGCTAAAATACGAGCCCAAAAGAAAACCGGGTTAAAAAAGCCCTGCTTTCCGGCAATTACTTCATCGTAATGTTCCGATTCAGGGTTATACAAATTCGGATCCATCCAATGGTACAAGTGATTTAAGTGAAATTGTCCGGCAAGGATACAAATAAGCACTACTAAAGAACCGATAGGAAGATATTGCATAATAGCTTCCGGAACACGTTTCAAACCGGCAGACCAACCAGCCTCTGCAACGAATTGCACAGCAATAAAGAAGGTCGCACCTAAAGCGATGGCCATGAAGTAAAAGCCATTCACTAACAGGTTAGCCCAAACGCGAGTATCAGCATGTTCATGAATGGTAAATGCACCAATCAAGGCAAGTAGAAGTCCCCCGCCCATTAGGCCGTAGGTAAGCTTCTTGCTATTGTCTGTAAAGTTATAATTCAGATTCATTCTAATTTCGATCTAAGCTAGGTTATTACTGTTTTTGCAAGGTTTGAACATAACGAATGACGGTCCATCTCTCCAATTTGGATAGTTGAGAAGCATGTGAACCCATTAAACCTTTACCATAGGTAAGGGTATGGAACATTTTTCCTTCTGGCAAATCTTTTAGAACCGTGCTGTATCCCGGAGGCGGTGGGAAATTACCGGTTTGGGTAATACTTCCATCTCCTTTTCCTTGTTCACCATGGCAATGAACACAAAATTTGGTATACAATTCTTTTCCCTTTTCTACACTCTCCGGAGTTGCAGGTACCGGATTTACTACGGTTGCTGAAAGCTCATAATCTTCCACTTTCAGACTATAGGGAATGTAATTAATAGGATTTCCTTCATACGGATAGCTTCCTTGGGTAACAGTACCATCTACCGGACCTCTGGAGGTAACGCTATCAGCGAAGTTAGGATTAACATTGTAGTATTCATAACCCACCGGGCGGTACATATCGGGCATATACTCATAACCGGGGCTTAAGGCTTGTTTCCTGCAGGAAGTCCCTAGGATGGCTATACCAACACCTACAGCGATTGTTAAACCTAGATTGGAAATTTTTGGAATTCTCATTTTCAAATTACCACAAATTATTTTTCAGAAATTTCAATTGCACCAGTGGTTTGCAGAATTGATTTAATCTTTTCTTCTTCCACTTTGTTATCACTCAGGTTGATTTGCATCATAAACTTGTCATCCGTAGTTCTTGGATCCGGATTATGAGGCTCTCTTCCTGGATATAACTTATTAATTAACATAAAGGTGATTACCATGCCGTGTCCCGCACAAAATACAGTCATCTCAAACAATGGTGGAATAAAAGCAGGCAAATTCAAATAAAAGGCAAAGTTTGGTTTACCACCAATGTTCATCGGCCAATCATGAATCATCATGTACCACAACATTAATGCACCTAAGGAAAGTCCGGTAGCACCGTAAACAAAGGCACCGATGGACAAACGAGTTCTTGGTACACCAATAACAGGATCGATTCCGTGAACAGGAAATGGAGAAAATACATCTTTGATGCGTACGCCATTTCTGCGCAACTCCTTGGCAGAGTTTAACAACCTTTCGTCGTCATCAAATAGTCCGTATATGATTTTATTGCTCATTTAACTTATTGCTATTCTGATTAGTGTTTGAATTGTGCACCTGATGATTTCAAGATGGATTTTAACTCAGCCATCGCGATTACAGGGAAGGTACGACTAAATAAAAGGAACAAAGTAAAGAAGATACCATTGGTTCCGATAAAGATTCCGATATCTACAAAAGTTGGGTGATAAATCAACCAGCTTGAAGGAACATAGTCACGGTGTAGTGAGGTAACGATAATTACAAAACGTTCAAACCACATACCAATATTTACGAAGATAGAAATAATGAAAGTGGCAATCAAGTTACGACGTATTCCACGGAACCAGAACAACTGTGGAGTAATAACATTACATGTCATCATGCTCCAGTAAGCCCACCAATACGGACCGGTAGCTCTGTTCAAGAAAGCATATTGCTCATATTCTACACCGGAATACCAAGAAATAAACAACTCGGTTAAGTAAGCCACACCTACAATAGAACCGGTCAAGGTAATTACTTTATTCATCGATTCAACGTGATTCAAAGTAATATAAGCTTCCAAGTTCAATACTTTCCGAACGATTAACAACAAGGTTAATACCATGGCAAATCCGGAGAAGATCGCACCTGCCACAAAGTATGGAGGGAAAATGGTGGTATGCCATCCAGGAATAATGGAAGTAGCAAAGTCCATGGATACAATGGTGTGAACCGAAAGTACAAGTGGGGTTGATAAACCTGCCAACACCAAAGAAAGTTCTTCAAAACGGTGCCAAGCTCTAGCATTACCACTCCATCCAAAACTCAATACATTGTAGATGCTGCGACGCAATGGGTTACCAGACATTTGAGCTCTGTCACGAATAGTTGCGAAATCAGGAATCAAACCGGAATACCAGAATACCAAGGAAATGGTAAAGTAGGTAGTTACCGCAAAAACGTCCCACATCAATGGTGAGTTAAAGTTAACCCACAACGAACCAAATTGGTTTGGAAGTGGAAACAACCAATAATCTAACCATGGACGACCGGTGTGCATTGTTACGAAGATGGCAGCACAAATAACCGCAAAGATGGTCATCGCCTCCGCAGAACGGTTAATAGACATACGCCATTTTTGACGGAACAACAATAAGATAGCTGAAATCAGGGTTCCGGCGTGACCGATACCAACCCACCAAACGAAATTGGTGATATCCCATGCCCAACCTACTGTTTTGTTTGCTCCCCAAGTTCCTATACCTGTACCAATGGTGTAGGCTAAACAACCAATACCATAAAGGGCGGTAAGGGCTGATAAACTAAAAACAATCCACCACCATTTATTGGCTTTCCCTTCCACCGGAAAGGAAATATCCTCAGTGATTTGATGCCAGGTTTTTTCACCTAAAATTAAGGGTTCCCTGTAATTTGATTCGTGACTTGCCATTTACGCTTCTACTATTTAAGTTAGTATCTGAGATTTTTAATTTTAACTAAAAACTTTAACGTTTTTGTTTTCTTCTACACTACGGTTACGAACTTTGGTCATGTACCAAATGTTTGGCTGAATACCTACTTCCTCTAACATGTGGTAACCACGTTCATCTTTAGAAACTTTTGCTACTTCAGTTGCTTCATCATTCAAGTCACCAAACAAAATTGCATTGGTTGGACAAGCAGTTTGACAAGCAGTTTGGATTTCACCATCGTTAATCTTACGACCTTCTTTCTTAGCTCTTAACTTACCACCTTGGATACGTTGAACGCAGAAAGAACATTTCTCCATAACCCCACGTGAACGAACTGTAACATCCGGATTGATGACCATTTTACCCAAATCATCGTTGAAATGGAATGGGAATTGCTCGTTATCAAAATATTTAAAGTAGTTGAAACGACGCACTTTATATGGACAGTTGTTAGCGCAGTAACGGGTACCAATACAACGGTTGTAAGTCATTTGGTTTAAACCTTCGTTACTATGTGTTGTAGCTGCGACTGGACAAACTGTTTCACAAGGAGCGTGGTTACAATGTTGACACAACATTGGTTGGAAAACTACTGAAGGATTTTCGGATGCATCTTCCATTGCCAAAAACTTATCAATTGCACCTATTCCTTCTTCTTCTGCCCTTTCTTCAGTCATTTCAGAAGTATAGTAACGGTCGATACGCATCCAATGCATCTCCCTGTTTCTTCTAACCTCATCTTTACCAACAACGGCAACGTTATTTTCACTTGTACAACTTGTTACGCAAGATCCACATCCGATGCAGGAATTCAAATCAATTGTCATACCCCAACGGTGACCTCTTTCGATTGGATGATCATCCCAAAGATTGATTTTAGTTGCAGCTACTTTACCGTGGTTGGTAGTTTGCAATTTTTTATCAGGGTTTCCGGATTTTGGATCTTTAATATAATCGGCCAACAATGTTTCTTTCACCATATCCCTACCCATCAACGTGTGGTGAGTTTGGGTAGCAGCTACCGGGTATTGCTCGTTGGCTTTAGAAACGCTCACATTTAGATTTGTGTACTCGAAATAACCATTGCTGCTAGAAACCATGTTAAATAGGTTAGCACCAATTCCATCCGCTGTTTTACCGGCTTTAGTTCTACCATAACCCAAGGCGATTGCAATGGTACCGGCTTTTTGACCCGGTTGAGGTATTGCAGGTAGTTTAACCGATTTACCATTGGCAGTAACTTCTACCATATCGGCCATTTCCCAGTTATCACCATCTTGGAAGGTAGTTAAACCTAATTTAACCATATCCGGAACAGCCATTGCAACATAGTTATCCCAAGTATATTTAGAAATTGGATCAGGAAGCTCTTGCAACCAAGGATTATTGGCCTGAGCACCATCACCCATTCCGGTTTTAGTGTAAATGACTAATTCAAAGGCTCCACCTGAAACTTTGGTAGCGGCAGCAGCGGCAGCATTTAAATCGGCTACATTGCTTACCGGAGCAGCAGGAGCCAATGCAGTTTCAAAAACTCCACCTTGTAAAGAACGAACCCAGAATTCATCTGCACTGTAGCCAGCGCTTGATTTTGAAAGTAAGCTAGTAGCCCAGAAGTTCTTAATAAAGCTATGGTAATCTCCGGAAATATCAGCCCAAGCCATCAAACTTTCTTGCATTTGACGTGTCTTGAACAAAGGAGCGATGGTTGGTTGAGTAATACTGTAGAAACCGGCTTTTGGCTCGGCATCATCCCAACTCTCTAAGTAATGGTTGGAAGGTGCCAGGTATTTAGTTAAAGAACCTGTTTCATCTGCACGATCACCAAAATAAACACTTAAGCCTACTTTTGGAAGTGCTTCAGCAAAACCGGCTAAAGAATAAGCAGGGTTGCAACCATTTATTAGCAGAGCATCAACACTACCACCTTTCATATCATTCAATAAGGCGATAACCTGACTATCTACGCCTTGACGCAAATTGATCGGGTTATCCAGGTCAATGGTAGTACCATAGTTTCCAAGTAATGCATTGATTGCATTAACAATGATTTGCACATTTGAATCATTGGAACCGGCAACAACGATAGATGCCCCTTTATTTGCCCAAAGTTCATTTGCAGCTTTTGAAATAGCTTTATCGGCTTCGGTTCCGGAAGAAGCTAAAGTAGCTGCACCGGCTTTCTTAGCCAACTCATTGTAGAGATTAACAAGAGCT
The Bacteroidia bacterium genome window above contains:
- a CDS encoding insulinase family protein, with protein sequence MIHEFNNGIRLIYFQAATEVSHLGVMVKTGSRDELENENGLAHFIEHCIFKGTSKRKTVHILSRMDSVGGELNAYTTKEETTIYTSFLNEFFPRAVDLLSDILLNSTFPEKEIEKEKAVIRDEINMYKDNPSEDIFDCFDEHIFPDHPLGRNILGTVSSLKSFKQSHLRDFIRRNFSNSELVVSYVGNLPFNKVVKQVEQAFESADFSGNVAGRVAPKAGNLEKKVVKKKLNQVHQVIGKASYDLFHPNRLAFTLVNNILGGQGMNSRLNLNIREKYGFCYAIDSSFHAYSDSGIFNLYFATDAKYYPKTRELVLRELRKFVEKPLTDNQVNQAKIQLKGQLALSQQNLQNRMLANAKSVILFNEPNPLAKTWREVTALTASQLNDASEQMFGDSEYMELVFE
- a CDS encoding response regulator transcription factor, which translates into the protein MIKVAIIEDETDIRSSLSILINGSDGFACIGQFESTEEAISSIPRIKPDVVLVDIQLTGKSGIEAVKELKPNFPDTQFVMFTSLEDPDSVFNALKAGATGYLTKTTRPSQLLDALMDVHKGGSPMSSQIARRVVASFGHAEPNQNAEKLSAREQEILGHLSKGLRYKEIGDILFISTETVRTHIRNIYEKLQVNSRTEAINKVFNR
- a CDS encoding cbb3-type cytochrome c oxidase subunit I, whose translation is MSHAETLEHGHNDAHGHDHEHFHDDHHEESFISKYIFSQDHKMISKQFLVTAVIMGVVGMLMSTFFRLQLGWPGKGFPILETFLGKWAPGGVLSPDMYLALVTIHGTIMVFFVLTGGLSGTFSNLLIPYQIGARDMASGFMNMLSYWFFFLSCAIMMVSLYVESGPASAGWTVYPPLSALPQAIPGSGLGMTLWLVSMSLFIVSSLLGSLNYIVTVINLRVKGMSMTRLPLTIWAFLVTAILGVLSFPVLFAAALLLIFDRSFGTSFYLSDIYISGHALEHTGGSPILFQHLFWFLGHPEVYIVLLPALGLTSEVISTNARKPIFGYKAMIGSILVIAFLSCIVWGHHMFVTGMNPFLGSVFTFTTLLVAIPSAVKVFNYLTTLWKGNIKFTPAMLFATGLISTFITGGLTGIILGDSALDINVHDTYFVVAHFHIVMGASAIFGMFAGVYHWFPRMYGRQMNKQLGYIHFWTTIVCVYGVFFPMHFLGLAGVPRRYYSNTEFPLFDSLSDINVMVSTFAILGALAQCVFLFNFFYSIFKGAKSPHNPWKANTLEWTAPMEHVHGNWPGAIPEVHRWPYDYSKPGMDEDFVQQTVPLKPGETDGH
- a CDS encoding cytochrome c oxidase subunit II — translated: MNWLLILTVVLGVLALARLMKVMEISAILRGEDVNELKENDSKVNALVWVVFGIGFFGFFLWQVDKYAELLLPIAASEHGVQTDKLFAVSLSIITVVFFLTHLFLFYFIYRYYSKKGQVSSFFSHSTKLELIWTVVPTVVLTSLIVYGIQTWNNITTPAPEDTPIIELYAKQFDWTARYAGKDNKLGNSSFRLIEGANDLGIDVNDPNAADDKIVRGEFHIPVGKPVNFLFHSRDIIHSAYMPHFRAQMNCVPGMTTRFHFVPTITTAEMRAKTNNENFDYLVLCNKICGASHYNMQIKIVVDTPEEYERWLADKKTFAESNAPKEEAAPAPDSLAVGTDTLKVKPDSTSVAVTTGH
- a CDS encoding quinol:cytochrome C oxidoreductase, with the protein product MGGGLLLALIGAFTIHEHADTRVWANLLVNGFYFMAIALGATFFIAVQFVAEAGWSAGLKRVPEAIMQYLPIGSLVVLICILAGQFHLNHLYHWMDPNLYNPESEHYDEVIAGKQGFFNPVFFWARILAYFVGWTLFMRAFRKRSLQEDLQESFVKHRKSMDFAAWFLVFFAVTSSTMAWDLIMSIDTHWFSTLFGWYVFAGMFVTAITTIILTVIHLKEKGYFEHVNENHLHDLAKFMFAFSVFWTYLWTAQFLLIWYSDIPEEVTYYLDRWENYKVLWVLNLVVNFLFPFLVLMTRDAKRRWGTVKLVGYVIIIGHWLDVYIMVMPGTVKEHGSIGLLEIGMLLAFGGLFIFVILSSLAKAPLVAKNYPFLEESKHHHV
- a CDS encoding cytochrome c, whose product is MRIPKISNLGLTIAVGVGIAILGTSCRKQALSPGYEYMPDMYRPVGYEYYNVNPNFADSVTSRGPVDGTVTQGSYPYEGNPINYIPYSLKVEDYELSATVVNPVPATPESVEKGKELYTKFCVHCHGEQGKGDGSITQTGNFPPPPGYSTVLKDLPEGKMFHTLTYGKGLMGSHASQLSKLERWTVIRYVQTLQKQ
- a CDS encoding DUF3341 domain-containing protein, producing MSNKIIYGLFDDDERLLNSAKELRRNGVRIKDVFSPFPVHGIDPVIGVPRTRLSIGAFVYGATGLSLGALMLWYMMIHDWPMNIGGKPNFAFYLNLPAFIPPLFEMTVFCAGHGMVITFMLINKLYPGREPHNPDPRTTDDKFMMQINLSDNKVEEEKIKSILQTTGAIEISEK
- the nrfD gene encoding polysulfide reductase NrfD; the protein is MASHESNYREPLILGEKTWHQITEDISFPVEGKANKWWWIVFSLSALTALYGIGCLAYTIGTGIGTWGANKTVGWAWDITNFVWWVGIGHAGTLISAILLLFRQKWRMSINRSAEAMTIFAVICAAIFVTMHTGRPWLDYWLFPLPNQFGSLWVNFNSPLMWDVFAVTTYFTISLVFWYSGLIPDFATIRDRAQMSGNPLRRSIYNVLSFGWSGNARAWHRFEELSLVLAGLSTPLVLSVHTIVSMDFATSIIPGWHTTIFPPYFVAGAIFSGFAMVLTLLLIVRKVLNLEAYITLNHVESMNKVITLTGSIVGVAYLTELFISWYSGVEYEQYAFLNRATGPYWWAYWSMMTCNVITPQLFWFRGIRRNLIATFIISIFVNIGMWFERFVIIVTSLHRDYVPSSWLIYHPTFVDIGIFIGTNGIFFTLFLLFSRTFPVIAMAELKSILKSSGAQFKH
- a CDS encoding TAT-variant-translocated molybdopterin oxidoreductase — encoded protein: MSNKIYWKGLEQLNPSESFKKSVESEFPENAKVEELLGHEKVGETSTNRRDFLKFLGFSTAAATLAACEAPVNRAIPYLNKPEDITPGVANWYASTFYDSNDYASILVKVREGRPIKIEGNKVSGFSKGTVNARINSSVLGLYDSGRAKSPEAGGRQISWSTLDSEVKSKLAEISAKGGKIRVLTSTIISPSTKALLAQFKAKFPTTEVVTYDAISYSGLITANAASFGKSVIPDYYFDKAKVIVSFGADFLNTWLNGNAFAKAYGNTRNPKNKAMSRHFQFETALSLTGSNADVRVAIKASQSAKALVNLYNELAKKAGAATLASSGTEADKAISKAANELWANKGASIVVAGSNDSNVQIIVNAINALLGNYGTTIDLDNPINLRQGVDSQVIALLNDMKGGSVDALLINGCNPAYSLAGFAEALPKVGLSVYFGDRADETGSLTKYLAPSNHYLESWDDAEPKAGFYSITQPTIAPLFKTRQMQESLMAWADISGDYHSFIKNFWATSLLSKSSAGYSADEFWVRSLQGGVFETALAPAAPVSNVADLNAAAAAATKVSGGAFELVIYTKTGMGDGAQANNPWLQELPDPISKYTWDNYVAMAVPDMVKLGLTTFQDGDNWEMADMVEVTANGKSVKLPAIPQPGQKAGTIAIALGYGRTKAGKTADGIGANLFNMVSSSNGYFEYTNLNVSVSKANEQYPVAATQTHHTLMGRDMVKETLLADYIKDPKSGNPDKKLQTTNHGKVAATKINLWDDHPIERGHRWGMTIDLNSCIGCGSCVTSCTSENNVAVVGKDEVRRNREMHWMRIDRYYTSEMTEERAEEEGIGAIDKFLAMEDASENPSVVFQPMLCQHCNHAPCETVCPVAATTHSNEGLNQMTYNRCIGTRYCANNCPYKVRRFNYFKYFDNEQFPFHFNDDLGKMVINPDVTVRSRGVMEKCSFCVQRIQGGKLRAKKEGRKINDGEIQTACQTACPTNAILFGDLNDEATEVAKVSKDERGYHMLEEVGIQPNIWYMTKVRNRSVEENKNVKVFS